The following DNA comes from Bacillaceae bacterium S4-13-56.
AGAAAAACGCCTTAAATGGGCGGCGTTTCCGTTCTATCGAACATTGGAAACATTTAATCTCGAGGAGCAGCGAACACTCAGCAAGAAGCAACTTAACCAATTAAAAGAATTCACATGGTTAGACCAACTATACAATCTCATTCTCTTAGGACCGACAGGGGTAGGCAAAACACTTCTGTCAACGGGACTAGGAATTGAAGCCATTCATCAAGGATACAAAGTGTCTTTTATCAGTATGGGTGAACTCGTTCACACCTTAAAAACCGAGGAGTTTTCAAGAAAGTCTCAGACAAGAATGAAGCGCATTAGGGATTCACACTTAGTTATTATTGATGATTTGATGTATATGGCGATGGACACTCGTGAAGCCAATCTATTCTTTCACTTGATCAATGACCTCTATGACAAATGTTCTATCATTCTAACATCAAACAAAGCCCCGCAAGAATGGGGCGAATTATTAGGGGATCCTGGCATCACCACGGCTATTTTGGATAGGCTTATCCATCGGGCAGAAGTAATCCA
Coding sequences within:
- the istB gene encoding IS21-like element helper ATPase IstB, yielding MSDSLEQLQQQLRSLRVSEGANYLPTLLQQAETEDWTYQTFLRQLIGYEQKQRDEKQIEKRLKWAAFPFYRTLETFNLEEQRTLSKKQLNQLKEFTWLDQLYNLILLGPTGVGKTLLSTGLGIEAIHQGYKVSFISMGELVHTLKTEEFSRKSQTRMKRIRDSHLVIIDDLMYMAMDTREANLFFHLINDLYDKCSIILTSNKAPQEWGELLGDPGITTAILDRLIHRAEVIHFKEDDSYRMRHRSSIFEGESVQN